A region of the Pseudomonas anguilliseptica genome:
GGCGAGGTGCTCGGCTATGCCAGCTACGGCACCTGGCGCGCCATCGAAGGCTTTCGCCACACCGTTGAGCACTCGGTGTATGTACGCAGCGACCAACGCGGTCAGGGCCTCGGCCCGTTGCTCATGCACGCCTTGATCGAACGCGCGCAAGCGGCCGGTCTGCACGTGATGGTCGCCGCCATCGAGAGCGGCAACAGCGCCTCAATCCGCCTGCACGAGCGCCTCGGTTTCGTCACCACCGGCCAGATGCCCCAGGTCGGCCGCAAGTTCGGCCGCTGGCTGGACCTCACCTTTATGCAACTGATGCTTCGCCCCGAAAGGAGTGAAGCCTGATGCTGAGCATTGAGCGCCTCGACGCAGCTGACTTTGAGCCTTATCGCCAGGGCCTGCGGGCCCTGCTGCTCGACTCCGTGGCACATGGCGCCTCGGTGGGCTTTCTCGCCGACCTCGATGCTGACGCGGCCAATGTCTATTTCGACCAGGTACTGGCCGGCATACATGACGGCACCCACCTGCTCTGGCTGGCCCGTGAGCAGGGCCAGGTGCTGGGCAGCGTGCAACTGGTGCTGTGCCAGAAACCTAATGGCCTCAACCGCGCCGAAGTGCAGAAGCTACTGGTACACAGCAACGCCCGCCGCCGAGGCATCGCCAACAGCCTGATGCAGCGCCTGGAAGGTGAAGCAGCCGAGCGACAACGCGGTTTGCTGTACCTGGACACCGAAGCCGGCAGCGATGCCGAAGCCTTCTATCAGGCACTTGGCTACAGCTGCATCGGCGGGCTACCCGACTATGCCTGTGGCCCTGACGGCCAATACCGAGCAAACGCCATCTACTACAAAACCTTGTCGAGGCCACATCCATGATTCCCGGCGAATACCAGATTCAGGACGGCGAAATCGAGCTTAATGCCGGCCGTCGCACGATCAGTTTGAGCGTGGCCAACAGCGGCGACCGGCCCATCCAGGTCGGCTCGCACTATCACTTCTTCGAAACCAATGACGCGCTGACCTTTGACCGCAGCGCCGCACGCGGTATGCGCCTGAATATCCCGGCCGGCACTGCAGTGCGCTTCGAGCCGGGGCAGAGCCGCGAAGTGGAACTGGTCGACCTGGCCGGCCATCGCCGCGTGTTCGGCTTTGCCGGACGGGTGATGGGCGAACTGGATTAAGCACACTTATCAGGGCCTTAGGGAGGGGCTTTAGCCGCGACTCCGCGGTATCGCGGCTAAAGCCCCTCCCACAGCACTCAACCGCACGCACTGTTCAGGACGTTGATTGATGAAAATCTCCCGCCAAGCCTATGCCGATATGTTCGGCCCCACCGTCGGCGACAAGGTGCGCCTGGC
Encoded here:
- a CDS encoding urease subunit beta, which codes for MIPGEYQIQDGEIELNAGRRTISLSVANSGDRPIQVGSHYHFFETNDALTFDRSAARGMRLNIPAGTAVRFEPGQSREVELVDLAGHRRVFGFAGRVMGELD
- a CDS encoding GNAT family N-acetyltransferase, producing MLSIERLDAADFEPYRQGLRALLLDSVAHGASVGFLADLDADAANVYFDQVLAGIHDGTHLLWLAREQGQVLGSVQLVLCQKPNGLNRAEVQKLLVHSNARRRGIANSLMQRLEGEAAERQRGLLYLDTEAGSDAEAFYQALGYSCIGGLPDYACGPDGQYRANAIYYKTLSRPHP
- a CDS encoding GNAT family N-acetyltransferase; the encoded protein is MIIQDATAADLPAILAIYNDAVQHTTAIWNETLVDLGNRQAWLNERSAADFPVLVAHSDTGEVLGYASYGTWRAIEGFRHTVEHSVYVRSDQRGQGLGPLLMHALIERAQAAGLHVMVAAIESGNSASIRLHERLGFVTTGQMPQVGRKFGRWLDLTFMQLMLRPERSEA